In one window of Bos taurus isolate L1 Dominette 01449 registration number 42190680 breed Hereford chromosome 15, ARS-UCD2.0, whole genome shotgun sequence DNA:
- the OR5B2 gene encoding olfactory receptor family 5 subfamily B member 2, whose protein sequence is MENSAEVTGFILLGLSSAPELRSLLCIMLTLIYLVTLVGNLGMITLILLGSHLHTPMYFFLSNLSLVDFGYSSAVTPKAVAGLLIGDKFISYNACAAQMFFFVAFATVENYLLASMAYDRYAAVCRPLHYTTTMTTSVCAHLAIGSYICGFLNACFHVGDIFSLTFCKSNTVHHFFCDVPAVLALSCSEKHVSEVVLVFMSSFNVSFALLVILISYLFIFVNILKMHSAQSHQKALSTCASHFTAVSIFYGTLIFMYLQPSSRHSMDTDKVASVFYAMVIPMLNPVVYSLRNKEVKSAFKKVVEKTDISIGLGLLTL, encoded by the coding sequence ATGGAAAACAGCGCGGAAGTGACTGGGTTCATCCTCCTCGGACTATCCAGTGCCCCCGAGCTGCGGAGCCTCCTCTGTATCATGCTCACTCTCATTTACCTCGTCACTCTGGTCGGAAACCTGGGAATGATCACACTGATTCTCCTGGGCTCTCATCTGCACACACCTATGTACTTTTTCCTCAGTAACCTGTCTCTGGTGGACTTTGGCTACTCCTCGGCTGTCACTCCGAAAGCCGTGGCTGGGTTACTTATAGGAGACAAGTTCATCTCCTACAATGCATGTGCTGCTCAGATGTTCTTCTTCGTCGCCTTTGCTACTGTGGAAAATTACCTTTTGGCTTCAATGGCCTATGATCGCTATGCAGCTGTGTGCAGACCTCTGCATTATACCACAACTATGACGAcaagtgtgtgtgcacatctTGCCATAGGCTCCTACATCTGTGGGTTTCTAAATGCCTGCTTCCATGTTGGAGACATATTCAGTCTTACTTTCTGTAAGTCCAACACGGTCCATCATTTCTTCTGTGATGTTCCAGCTGTCCTGGCTCTCTCTTGCTCTGAAAAACACGTTAGTGAAGTAGTTCTTGTTTTTATGTCGAGCTTTaatgtctcttttgctcttcTGGTTATACTGATTTCCTACCTGTTCATATTTGTAAACATCTTGAAGATGCACTCAGCTCAAAGTCACCAAAAGGCGCTGTCCACCTGCGCTTCCCACTTCACTGCCGTCTCCATCTTCTATGGGACCCTTATCTTCATGTACTTACAGCCCAGCTCCAGGCACTCCATGGACACAGACAAGGTGGCATCTGTGTTTTACGCCATGGTCATCCCCATGCTGAATCCTGTGGtctacagcctgaggaacaaGGAGGTCAAGAGTGCATTCAAGAAGGTAGTGGAGAAGACAGATATATCTATAGGGTTGGGACTTTTAACATTGTAG
- the OR5B24 gene encoding olfactory receptor family 5 subfamily B member 24 → MPFMENSTEVNEFRLLGLTDAPELQVPLFIIFTFIYLITLTGNLGMITLILLDSRLHTPMYFLLSNLSLVDCVYSSAVTPKVMAGLLTGDKVISYGGCVAQMFFFVAFASVDCLLLAVMAYDRHAAVCKPLHYASTVTPCVCAQTVTACYVWGFAESAIHTGFTFCLSFCHSNVVHHFFCDIPPILALSCSDIYVNEMVLFILAAFNVFFALMVIVSSYLFIFFAILRMRSAEGRKKAFSTCSSHLTAVTIFYGTVIFMYLQPSSNHSMDTDQMASVFYTIIVPMLNPLVYSLRNKEVSNAFRRAIEKMKLLFSTQI, encoded by the coding sequence ATGCCCTTCATGGAGAACAGCACTGAGGTGAATGAGTTCAGACTCTTGGGACTGACGGATGCCCCAGAGTTGCAAGTCCCCCTGTTTATAATATTCACGTTCATATATCTCATCACTCTCACTGGAAATCTTGGGATGATCACGTTGATCCTGCTGGACTCTCgtctccacacccccatgtatttTCTCCTCAGCAACCTCTCTCTGGTGGATTGTGTTTACTCCTCAGCTGTGACTCCCAAGGTGATGGCTGGGCTTCTCACTGGAGATAAGGTCATCTCCTACGGGGGGTGTGTTGCTCAGATGTTCTTCTTTGTGGCCTTTGCCAGTGTAGACTGTCTGCTCCTGGCTGTCATGGCCTATGACCGGCATGCTGCCGTGTGTAAGCCTCTACATTACGCCAGCACTGTGACCCCCTGTGTGTGCGCTCAGACGGTCACGGCCTGCTACGTCTGGGGCTTTGCTGAGTCTGCCATCCACACTGGATTCACTTTCTGCCTCTCCTTCTGTCATTCCAATGTGGTCCATCACTTCTTCTGTGATATTCCTCCAATCCTGGCTCTTTCCTGCTCTGATATCTACGTAAATGAGATGGTTCTCTTTATTCTAGCAGCTTTCAATGTCTTTTTTGCCCTGATGGTAATTGTGAGCTCCTatctgtttatattctttgccatCCTGAGAATGCGCTCAGCAGAGGGACGGAAGAAAGCCTTTTCCACCTGTTCTTCTCACCTCACTGCTGTCACCATCTTCTATGGAACTGTGATCTTCATGTACTTACAACCAAGTTCTAATCATTCTATGGACACCGACCAGATGGCATCTGTGTTCTATACAATAATCGTACCCATGTTGAACCCTCTCGTCTATAGTCTAAGGAATAAAGAGGTTAGTAATGCTTTCAGGAGAGCCATTGAGAAGATGAAGCTTCTGTTCAGTACACAGATTTAA
- the OR5B141 gene encoding olfactory receptor family 5 subfamily B member 141 yields MENGTEVTDFILVGLTNAPELQIPLFIVFTLIYLISVLGNLGMITLILLDSCLHTPMYFFIINLSLVDFGYSSAVTPKVMAGFLRADKVISYNACATQIFFFAAFASVENFLLAAMAYDRHAAVCEPLHYTITMKKSVCAHLAIGSYVCGFVNASIHVGGTFSLSLCESKLVHHFFCDIPAVMALSCSDKHVREVVLILISGFNVFFALLVIFISYLLIFITVLKMHSAKGYQKALSTCASHLSAVSIFYGTIIFMYLQPSSNHSMDTDKVASVFYAMVIPMLNPIVYSLRNKEVKSAFKKVWGKAKFSLGF; encoded by the coding sequence ATGGAGAATGGCACAGAGGTGACGGACTTCATCCTGGTGGGTCTAACCAATGCTCCAGAACTTCAGATCCCCCTCTTTATTGTGTTCACCCTCATTTACCTCATCAGTGTTTTGGGAAACCTGGGGATGATCACACTGATCCTGTTGGACTCCTGTCTCCACACCCCAATGTACTTTTTCATCATTAATCTGTCTTTGGTGGACTTTGGCTACTCCTCAGCTGTCACACCGAAAGTGATGGCTGGGTTTCTTAGAGCAGACAAGGTCATCTCATACAATGCCTGTGCTACTCAGATATTCTTTTTCGCAGCCTTTGCCAGTGTGGAAAATTTCCTCTTAGCTGCAATGGCCTATGATCGCCACGCTGCAGTGTGTGAACCCCTACATTACACCATCACCATGAAGAAGAGTGTGTGTGCCCATCTGGCCATAGGCTCCTACGTCTGTGGATTCGTGAATGCCTCCATCCACGTTGGGGGCACGTtcagtctttctctgtgtgagtcCAAGCTGGTCCATCACTTTTTCTGTGATATTCCAGCTGTCATGGCTCTCTCTTGCTCTGATAAACATGTTAGAGAGGTGGTTCTCATTTTAATTTCAGGCTTTAATGTCTTTTTTGCTCTTCTGGTAATATTTATTTCCTACCTTCTCATATTTATCACTGTCTTGAAGATGCACTCAGCTAAGGGATACCAAAAAGCTTTGTCCACCTGCGCTAGTCACCTCTCAGCCGTCAGCATCTTCTATGGGACAATCATCTTCATGTACTTGCAACCCAGCTCCAATCACTCCATGGACACAGACAAAGTAGCCTCCGTGTTCTATGCTATGGtcatccccatgctgaaccctatagtctacagcctgaggaacaaAGAGGTGAAAAGTGCATTCAAGAAGGTTTGGGGGAAGGCAAAATTCTCTCTAGGATTTTAA